In the genome of Cronobacter malonaticus LMG 23826, one region contains:
- the entC gene encoding isochorismate synthase EntC: protein MDTSLAGERCDAAATLSSDSFFYMSPYRSFTTRGCFTRLETPAADGAERYSVFQTALRNAFDRARRQGIARPIVVGAIPFDTRKPSALFIPESYSETARGGYSLIENSAAPRVLSRKPLPDEETFMAMVARAAALTATPAVSKIVLSRLIDITTEQKPDSLALLARLVAQNPASFNFHVPLPDGGALLGASPELLLRKDGNTFSSLPLAGSARRHADAAQDKSAGQALLCSAKDRHEHELVTQAMRDVLAPRSQRLAMPGAPELITTPTLWHLATPVEGETRFADDNALSLACLLHPTPALSGYPHEAAKAYIAELEPFDRELFGGIVGWCDADGNGEWAVTIRCARLRENQVRLFAGAGIVPASDPASEWRETGVKLSTMLHVLGLH, encoded by the coding sequence ATGGATACGTCACTGGCCGGGGAACGCTGCGACGCTGCCGCAACCCTTTCATCTGACAGTTTTTTCTACATGTCGCCTTATCGCAGCTTTACCACCCGCGGCTGTTTCACGCGGCTGGAGACGCCCGCCGCCGACGGCGCAGAGCGTTATAGCGTATTTCAGACGGCGCTGCGTAACGCGTTCGACCGCGCCCGCAGGCAGGGCATCGCGCGCCCGATAGTCGTCGGCGCTATTCCGTTCGATACGCGCAAGCCGTCCGCGCTGTTTATTCCCGAAAGCTACAGTGAGACCGCCCGCGGCGGTTATTCGCTTATTGAAAATAGCGCCGCGCCGCGTGTGCTGAGCCGTAAGCCGCTCCCGGATGAAGAGACGTTTATGGCGATGGTGGCGCGCGCCGCCGCGCTGACCGCGACGCCTGCGGTCAGTAAAATCGTGCTCTCACGCCTTATCGACATCACCACCGAACAGAAGCCGGACAGCCTCGCGCTGCTGGCGCGTCTGGTGGCGCAAAACCCCGCGAGTTTTAACTTTCACGTGCCGCTGCCGGACGGCGGCGCGCTGCTCGGCGCAAGCCCGGAACTGCTGCTGCGCAAAGATGGCAATACGTTCAGTTCGCTGCCGCTGGCGGGCTCCGCGCGCCGCCATGCCGACGCGGCGCAGGATAAAAGCGCAGGCCAGGCGCTGCTCTGTTCGGCCAAAGATCGCCACGAGCATGAGCTGGTGACGCAGGCGATGCGCGACGTACTCGCGCCGCGCAGCCAGCGCCTCGCGATGCCGGGCGCGCCGGAGCTGATTACCACACCGACGCTCTGGCATCTCGCGACGCCCGTCGAAGGCGAAACGCGCTTTGCGGATGACAACGCGCTGTCGCTCGCCTGCCTGCTGCACCCGACGCCCGCGCTGAGCGGTTACCCGCATGAAGCGGCGAAAGCGTATATCGCTGAGCTGGAGCCGTTCGATCGCGAGCTGTTCGGCGGGATCGTCGGCTGGTGCGATGCCGACGGCAACGGCGAATGGGCGGTGACTATCCGCTGCGCGCGTCTGCGGGAAAACCAGGTACGGCTGTTTGCGGGCGCGGGGATTGTTCCGGCGTCCGACCCGGCTTCGGAGTGGCGCGAAACCGGCGTCAAGCTCTCCACCATGCTCCACGTTTTAGGTCTTCACTGA
- a CDS encoding (2,3-dihydroxybenzoyl)adenylate synthase encodes MTIPYTRWPDDLAVRYRARGYWLDLPLTDILSRHAQSAATALIDGERRYSYRELDAAATRLAGALARRGLQRGDTALVQLGNVAEFYIVFFALLKIGVAPVNALFSHQRTELDAYARQIAPALLIADREHALFSDDAYITALQAQHSSLRMTLLRGDGLEALISETEADFTPTPSAADEVAFFQLSGGSTGTPKLIPRTHNDYYYSIRRSVEICEFSRETRYLCALPAAHNYPLSSPGALGVFFAEGCVVLARDPSATLCFPLIEAHQINVTALVPPAVSLWLQAIQEWGDNRQLASLKLLQVGGARLSDTLAARIPAEIGCQLQQVFGMAEGLVNYTRLDDPDERIFTTQGRPMSPDDEVWVADENGNPLPRGETGRLMTRGPYTFRGYYNSPEHNASAFDENGFYCSGDLVAIDEQGYITVQGREKDQINRGGEKIAAEEIENLLLGHEAIVHAGLVSMEDSLLGEKSCAYIVTTRPVKAVEIRRFLRELGVADFKLPDRVERVDALPLTPVGKVDKKQLRLWLAARQPVSE; translated from the coding sequence ATGACGATCCCTTACACCCGCTGGCCAGACGATCTCGCCGTACGCTACCGCGCCCGCGGCTACTGGCTTGATCTGCCGCTCACCGATATTTTAAGCCGCCACGCGCAGAGTGCCGCGACGGCGCTTATCGACGGCGAGCGCCGCTACAGCTACCGCGAGCTGGACGCGGCGGCCACACGCCTTGCAGGCGCGCTGGCGCGTCGCGGGCTTCAGCGTGGCGATACCGCGCTGGTGCAGCTTGGCAACGTGGCGGAGTTTTATATCGTGTTCTTCGCGCTGCTGAAAATTGGCGTGGCGCCGGTTAACGCGCTGTTTAGTCATCAACGCACCGAGCTTGACGCGTACGCGCGCCAGATTGCGCCCGCGCTGCTGATTGCCGACCGCGAGCACGCGCTCTTTAGCGACGATGCGTATATCACGGCACTGCAAGCGCAGCATTCGTCGCTGCGCATGACGCTTCTGCGTGGCGATGGGCTGGAGGCGCTGATTTCAGAGACTGAAGCGGATTTCACTCCCACGCCGTCCGCCGCCGATGAAGTGGCGTTTTTCCAGCTCTCCGGCGGCAGTACCGGCACGCCGAAGCTCATCCCGCGCACGCACAACGACTACTACTACAGCATTCGCCGCAGCGTGGAGATTTGCGAATTCAGCCGCGAAACGCGCTACCTCTGCGCGCTGCCCGCGGCGCACAACTACCCGTTAAGCTCCCCCGGCGCGCTCGGCGTCTTCTTCGCCGAAGGCTGCGTGGTGCTGGCGCGCGACCCGAGCGCGACGCTCTGCTTCCCGCTGATTGAGGCGCACCAGATTAACGTCACCGCGCTGGTGCCGCCCGCCGTCAGCCTCTGGCTACAGGCCATTCAGGAGTGGGGCGATAACCGCCAGCTGGCGTCGCTGAAACTCTTGCAGGTCGGTGGCGCGCGGCTTTCCGACACGCTCGCCGCGCGCATTCCTGCGGAGATCGGCTGCCAGCTTCAGCAGGTGTTCGGCATGGCCGAAGGGCTGGTCAACTACACCCGTCTGGACGACCCGGACGAGCGCATCTTCACCACCCAGGGCCGCCCGATGAGCCCGGACGATGAAGTCTGGGTAGCCGATGAAAACGGCAATCCGCTGCCGCGCGGTGAAACAGGACGGCTAATGACGCGCGGCCCGTATACCTTCCGCGGCTATTACAACAGCCCGGAACACAACGCCAGCGCCTTTGATGAGAACGGTTTTTACTGCTCCGGCGATCTCGTAGCCATTGATGAACAGGGCTACATCACCGTTCAGGGGCGCGAGAAAGATCAGATCAACCGCGGGGGCGAGAAGATCGCCGCGGAAGAGATCGAGAACCTGCTGCTCGGCCACGAGGCCATTGTGCACGCGGGGCTGGTCTCGATGGAAGACAGCCTGCTTGGCGAAAAAAGCTGCGCGTATATCGTCACCACCCGCCCGGTCAAGGCGGTGGAGATCCGCCGCTTTTTACGCGAGCTGGGCGTCGCCGATTTCAAACTGCCGGATCGCGTGGAGCGCGTCGATGCGCTGCCGCTCACGCCGGTCGGCAAAGTGGATAAAAAACAACTGCGTTTGTGGCTGGCCGCGCGTCAGCCCGTCTCTGAGTAA
- a CDS encoding isochorismatase, translating to MAIPKLNAYTLPTAADLPQNKVSWALEPPRAALLIHDMQEYFLNFWGENCPMIEPVVANIAALRAYCKAQGIPVYYTAQPNNQSDADRALLNDMWGPGLNNHPDKQKVVAALTPDADDTVLVKWRYSAFHRSPLEHALKETGRDQLIICGVYAHIGCMITATDAFMRDIQPFMVADALADFSRDEHLMALNYVAGRAGRVVMTADLLPASEPDAPGSKAALRALVLPLLDESDEPEDDENLIDYGLDSVRMMALAARWRKVHGDIDFVMLAKNPTIDAWWALLSREPQA from the coding sequence ATGGCTATCCCAAAACTGAACGCCTATACGCTGCCCACGGCGGCGGATCTCCCGCAAAATAAAGTGAGCTGGGCGCTGGAGCCGCCGCGCGCGGCGCTGCTCATTCATGACATGCAGGAGTATTTCCTTAATTTCTGGGGCGAAAACTGCCCGATGATCGAGCCGGTGGTGGCGAACATCGCCGCGCTGCGAGCGTACTGCAAGGCGCAGGGCATTCCGGTTTATTACACCGCGCAGCCCAATAATCAGAGCGACGCCGACCGCGCGCTGCTGAACGACATGTGGGGGCCGGGGCTGAATAACCATCCTGATAAACAAAAGGTGGTCGCGGCGCTGACGCCGGATGCCGACGACACCGTGCTGGTGAAATGGCGCTACAGCGCGTTTCACCGCTCGCCGCTTGAGCACGCGCTGAAAGAGACGGGACGCGATCAGCTCATTATCTGCGGGGTGTATGCGCACATCGGCTGCATGATCACCGCCACCGACGCGTTCATGCGTGATATTCAACCGTTTATGGTGGCCGACGCGCTGGCGGATTTCAGCCGGGATGAACATCTGATGGCGCTTAATTACGTCGCGGGCCGCGCCGGGCGCGTGGTAATGACCGCCGATCTGCTGCCTGCCAGTGAGCCGGACGCGCCGGGCAGCAAAGCGGCGCTGCGCGCGCTGGTGCTGCCGCTGCTGGATGAGTCCGACGAGCCGGAAGATGACGAAAACCTGATCGACTACGGTCTCGACTCGGTGCGCATGATGGCGCTGGCGGCGCGCTGGCGCAAAGTGCATGGCGATATCGACTTCGTGATGCTCGCAAAGAACCCGACCATTGATGCCTGGTGGGCGCTGCTAAGCCGGGAGCCGCAGGCATGA
- the entA gene encoding 2,3-dihydro-2,3-dihydroxybenzoate dehydrogenase EntA, with amino-acid sequence MTLDFQGKNVWVTGAGKGIGYTTALAFAGAGANVTGFDLAFSQADYPFACETLDVADAAAVAGVCERLLGNNPRLDVLVNAAGILRMGATDELAPDDWQQTFAVNVGGAFNFFQQTMAQFRAQKGGAIVTVASDAAHTPRIGMSAYGASKAALKSLALTVGLELASSGVRANLVSPGSTDTDMQRTLWKSEDAEQQRIRGFAEQFKLGIPLGKIAQPQEVANTILFLASDLASHITLQDIVIDGGSTLGA; translated from the coding sequence ATGACGCTCGATTTCCAGGGAAAAAATGTCTGGGTGACCGGCGCGGGCAAAGGGATTGGCTACACCACCGCGCTGGCGTTTGCCGGGGCGGGCGCGAACGTGACTGGTTTTGATCTCGCGTTTTCGCAGGCTGATTATCCGTTCGCATGTGAAACACTGGATGTGGCGGACGCCGCGGCGGTGGCAGGCGTTTGCGAGCGGTTGCTCGGCAATAACCCGCGCCTTGACGTGCTGGTGAACGCGGCGGGCATTCTGCGTATGGGCGCGACGGATGAACTCGCTCCCGACGACTGGCAGCAGACGTTCGCGGTAAACGTGGGCGGCGCGTTTAACTTCTTTCAGCAGACGATGGCGCAGTTTCGTGCGCAGAAGGGCGGGGCAATCGTCACCGTCGCCTCCGACGCCGCACATACGCCGCGCATCGGGATGTCGGCGTATGGCGCGTCGAAAGCGGCGCTCAAAAGCCTGGCGCTGACCGTGGGGCTGGAGCTGGCCTCCTCTGGCGTGCGTGCAAACCTGGTGTCACCGGGTTCGACCGACACCGATATGCAGCGCACGCTCTGGAAAAGCGAGGATGCCGAACAGCAGCGTATTCGCGGTTTCGCGGAGCAATTTAAGCTCGGCATTCCGCTTGGGAAGATTGCGCAGCCGCAGGAGGTAGCGAACACCATCCTGTTTCTCGCTTCGGATCTCGCAAGTCACATTACGCTGCAGGATATCGTCATCGACGGCGGCTCAACGCTTGGAGCATAG
- the entH gene encoding proofreading thioesterase EntH produces the protein MIWKRHMTLEALNATSVGTMVEHLGIVYTRLGDDLLEATMPVDTRTHQPFGLLHGGASAALAETLGSMAGYLTTRDGQCVVGTEISASHHRAVSQGQVRGVCQPLHLGRQSQCWEIVIYDEQGRRCCTSRLSTAILG, from the coding sequence ATGATCTGGAAACGACACATGACGCTTGAGGCGCTGAACGCGACCAGCGTCGGCACGATGGTGGAACATCTTGGGATTGTTTATACCCGTCTCGGTGACGATCTGCTGGAGGCGACGATGCCGGTTGATACGCGCACGCATCAGCCGTTCGGTCTCCTGCACGGCGGCGCCTCCGCGGCGCTTGCCGAAACGCTCGGCTCGATGGCCGGTTATCTGACCACCCGCGACGGGCAGTGCGTGGTGGGCACCGAGATCAGCGCGTCTCATCACCGCGCGGTGTCGCAGGGGCAGGTGCGCGGCGTCTGCCAGCCGCTGCATCTGGGGCGCCAAAGCCAGTGCTGGGAAATCGTGATTTATGACGAACAGGGGCGGCGCTGCTGTACCAGCCGGTTAAGTACGGCGATTCTGGGGTAG
- the cstA gene encoding pyruvate/proton symporter CstA, with product MTNSGKYLIWAALSVVGAFALGYIALNRGEQINALWIVVAAVCIYLIAYRFYGLYIAKKVLAVDPTRMTPAVRHNDGLDYVPTDKKVLFGHHFAAIAGAGPLVGPVLAAQMGYLPGMIWILAGVVLAGAVQDFMVLFVSTRRDGRSLGELVKEEMGNTAGVIALVACFMIMIIILAVLAMIVVKALTHSPWGTYTVAFTIPLALFMGIYIRYLRPGRIGEVSVIGLVMLVFAIVSGGWVAESPTWAPWFDFTGVQLTWMLVGYGFVAAVLPVWLLLAPRDYLSTFLKIGTIVGLAIGILIMRPTLTMPAMTKFIDGTGPVWTGNLFPFLFITIACGAVSGFHALIASGTTPKMLANENQACFIGYGGMLMESFVAIMALVSACVIDPGVYFAMNSPMAVLAPAGTADVVASAAQVVSGWGFQITPDTLNQIANEVGEQTIISRAGGAPTLAVGMAYILHGALGGLMDVSFWYHFAILFEALFILTAVDAGTRAARFMLQDLLGVISPGLKRTDSLPANLLATALCVLAWGYFLHQGVVDPLGGINTLWPLFGIANQMLAGMALMLCAVVLFKMKRQRYAWVALVPTAWLLVCTLTAGWQKAFSPDNKVGFLAIANKFQAILESGTIPPQYTEAQLSQLVFNNRLDAGLTIFFMVVVVVLAVFSIKTALAALKQDKPTANETPYEPMPASAEQVVAQAKNAH from the coding sequence ATGACGAACTCAGGGAAATACCTTATCTGGGCAGCGCTCTCTGTTGTGGGCGCATTTGCGCTGGGCTATATCGCCCTTAACCGCGGCGAGCAGATCAACGCGCTCTGGATCGTGGTTGCCGCCGTCTGTATCTATCTCATCGCTTACCGTTTTTATGGTTTGTACATCGCGAAAAAGGTGCTGGCCGTCGACCCGACGCGCATGACGCCCGCAGTGCGCCACAACGACGGGCTTGATTATGTTCCCACCGATAAAAAAGTGCTGTTCGGTCATCATTTTGCGGCGATTGCCGGTGCCGGGCCGCTGGTCGGGCCGGTGCTGGCGGCGCAGATGGGGTATCTGCCGGGCATGATCTGGATCCTCGCAGGCGTCGTGCTGGCAGGGGCGGTGCAGGATTTCATGGTGCTGTTTGTCTCCACCCGCCGTGACGGGCGCTCGCTCGGCGAACTGGTGAAAGAGGAGATGGGCAACACGGCGGGCGTCATCGCGCTCGTCGCCTGCTTTATGATTATGATAATCATCCTGGCGGTGCTGGCGATGATTGTAGTGAAAGCGCTGACTCACAGCCCGTGGGGCACTTATACCGTCGCCTTTACCATTCCGCTCGCGCTCTTTATGGGCATCTATATTCGTTATCTGCGGCCAGGGCGCATTGGCGAAGTGTCGGTCATCGGCCTTGTGATGCTGGTGTTTGCGATTGTTTCCGGCGGCTGGGTGGCGGAGAGCCCGACCTGGGCACCGTGGTTTGATTTCACCGGCGTGCAATTGACCTGGATGCTGGTCGGCTACGGGTTTGTCGCGGCGGTTCTCCCGGTCTGGCTGCTGCTGGCACCGCGCGATTACCTCTCTACCTTCCTGAAAATCGGCACTATTGTCGGTCTCGCCATCGGCATTTTGATCATGCGCCCGACGCTGACGATGCCCGCGATGACAAAATTTATCGACGGCACCGGGCCGGTCTGGACCGGTAATCTCTTCCCGTTCCTGTTTATCACTATCGCCTGTGGCGCGGTGTCGGGCTTCCATGCGCTTATCGCCTCCGGTACCACACCGAAAATGCTCGCCAATGAAAACCAGGCCTGCTTTATCGGCTACGGCGGCATGTTGATGGAATCATTCGTTGCCATCATGGCGCTGGTGTCGGCCTGCGTTATTGACCCCGGCGTTTATTTTGCGATGAACAGCCCGATGGCGGTGCTGGCGCCGGCTGGTACGGCGGATGTGGTCGCGTCGGCCGCCCAGGTGGTGAGCGGCTGGGGCTTCCAGATAACGCCGGATACGCTGAACCAGATTGCGAATGAAGTCGGCGAGCAGACGATTATCTCGCGTGCGGGCGGCGCGCCGACGCTTGCGGTCGGCATGGCGTATATTCTCCACGGGGCGCTCGGCGGCCTGATGGATGTCTCGTTCTGGTATCACTTCGCCATTCTGTTTGAGGCGCTGTTTATCCTGACGGCGGTGGATGCAGGCACCCGCGCCGCGCGCTTTATGCTGCAGGATCTGCTGGGCGTGATTTCGCCCGGCCTCAAACGCACGGATTCACTGCCCGCGAACCTGCTGGCGACGGCGCTGTGCGTGCTGGCATGGGGTTATTTCCTGCATCAGGGTGTCGTGGATCCGCTCGGCGGTATTAACACCCTCTGGCCGCTGTTTGGCATCGCCAACCAGATGCTGGCGGGCATGGCGCTGATGCTCTGCGCGGTGGTGCTGTTTAAGATGAAGCGCCAGCGTTATGCGTGGGTGGCGCTGGTGCCGACCGCGTGGCTGCTGGTCTGTACGCTCACCGCCGGCTGGCAGAAGGCGTTCAGCCCGGATAATAAAGTGGGGTTCCTCGCTATCGCCAATAAGTTCCAGGCGATTCTGGAAAGCGGCACCATTCCGCCGCAGTACACCGAGGCGCAACTGAGCCAGCTGGTGTTCAATAACCGCCTCGACGCGGGCCTGACCATTTTCTTTATGGTGGTGGTCGTGGTGCTGGCGGTGTTCTCGATTAAAACGGCGCTGGCGGCGCTGAAGCAGGATAAGCCGACCGCCAACGAGACGCCGTATGAGCCGATGCCTGCCAGTGCGGAGCAAGTAGTGGCGCAGGCGAAAAACGCGCATTGA
- a CDS encoding YbdD/YjiX family protein translates to MFDSLAKAGKYLGQAAKMMIGVPDYDNYVEHMRVNHPDQTPMTYEEFFRERQDARYGAKGGAKCC, encoded by the coding sequence ATGTTCGATTCCCTCGCCAAAGCCGGGAAATATCTCGGTCAGGCCGCGAAAATGATGATCGGCGTGCCCGACTACGACAACTACGTCGAGCACATGCGTGTGAACCACCCGGACCAGACGCCGATGACTTATGAAGAGTTCTTCCGCGAACGCCAGGACGCCCGCTACGGCGCAAAAGGCGGCGCGAAGTGCTGTTAA
- a CDS encoding helix-turn-helix domain-containing protein gives MLNAQIIHDKQGKPEYAVIPYELYLSVLAQLEDDETLASLPYEPDSDDDVTLPHEVVAISVEQNVSLQAAWRIWRGLSQQEVAEKLGISQSAVSQLESPDSRPQKRTREKLAALYGCQPEQLVQYR, from the coding sequence ATGCTCAATGCACAAATTATTCATGATAAACAGGGCAAACCCGAATATGCGGTCATCCCTTATGAACTCTATCTGTCCGTGCTGGCGCAGCTGGAAGATGACGAGACGCTGGCGTCATTGCCTTATGAGCCGGACAGCGATGATGACGTAACGCTGCCGCATGAAGTGGTGGCGATTTCCGTCGAGCAGAATGTGAGTTTACAGGCCGCCTGGCGCATCTGGCGCGGTCTCTCTCAACAGGAAGTGGCGGAAAAACTCGGTATCAGCCAGTCTGCCGTTTCACAGCTGGAATCGCCTGACTCGCGTCCGCAAAAACGCACCCGCGAAAAACTGGCGGCGCTCTATGGTTGCCAGCCTGAACAGCTGGTGCAGTACCGCTGA
- a CDS encoding type II toxin-antitoxin system RelE family toxin: MEMRWTKRAYKQLGAIPESDRLTIYKKVAALATEDASLDIVKLAGLKPRYRLRVGSYRVIYERVAGVPVVCLILEVKRRTTTTYLN, translated from the coding sequence ATGGAGATGAGATGGACGAAGCGGGCGTACAAGCAACTCGGCGCCATACCGGAAAGCGACAGGCTCACTATCTATAAGAAGGTTGCCGCGCTCGCCACCGAAGACGCCAGCCTGGACATCGTAAAACTGGCGGGGCTCAAACCCCGTTACCGGCTGCGCGTGGGGAGCTATCGGGTTATTTACGAGCGCGTAGCGGGCGTTCCGGTTGTCTGCCTCATTCTGGAAGTTAAACGCAGGACCACGACCACTTACCTTAATTAA
- a CDS encoding MFS transporter, translating into MASVHSDGGASLLAHRSFVAFWLARTCSGFGFQMLSIVVGWQIYALTHSAFYLGLIGLVQFLPSVTLALWAGHIADQRDRRRVVLIGQLVEWLAIAALAAATVAHLADVKIILGLIFIISVAKVMEAPSLQSMLPALVPPALLARATAASAVSSQAAMIMGPALGGLLYVFGAQVVYALTAVLYLISVVMVSRLRYEQAPPARQPASLATLFAGVKFIRERPDVLGVISLDLFAVLLGGATALLPIYAHDILHIGPWGLGLLRAAPAVGALLVGFWLSRRSLEKHVGMIMFLSVAGFGVATLVFALSSNLWLSLIALFATGGFDMVSMVIRGALVQLDTPNDMLGRVNAVNSIFINTSNQLGEFESGMLAALLGTVPAAAIGGIGTLVVVGLWMRLFPSLRKRQRLEETAA; encoded by the coding sequence ATGGCTTCTGTACACTCTGATGGTGGCGCGTCGCTGCTGGCGCACCGTTCGTTTGTCGCATTCTGGCTGGCGCGAACCTGCTCCGGCTTTGGTTTCCAGATGTTGTCTATCGTTGTGGGCTGGCAGATTTACGCCCTTACCCACAGCGCGTTTTATCTCGGCCTGATAGGCCTGGTGCAGTTTCTTCCATCCGTGACGCTGGCGCTCTGGGCGGGGCACATTGCCGATCAGCGCGATCGCCGCCGGGTGGTGTTAATTGGCCAACTGGTGGAGTGGCTCGCCATCGCCGCGCTGGCCGCCGCCACGGTGGCGCATCTCGCCGATGTGAAGATTATCCTCGGGCTGATTTTTATTATTTCCGTCGCCAAAGTGATGGAAGCGCCGTCGTTGCAGTCGATGCTGCCGGCGCTGGTTCCGCCTGCTCTGCTGGCGCGCGCCACGGCGGCGAGCGCGGTATCAAGCCAGGCGGCGATGATTATGGGGCCTGCGCTGGGCGGCCTGCTGTATGTCTTCGGCGCGCAGGTGGTTTATGCGCTGACCGCCGTGCTGTATCTCATTTCGGTCGTGATGGTGAGCCGCCTGCGCTATGAACAGGCACCGCCTGCGCGCCAGCCCGCGAGTCTCGCCACGCTCTTTGCAGGCGTGAAGTTTATCCGCGAGCGCCCGGACGTGCTGGGCGTGATTTCGCTCGATCTCTTTGCGGTGCTGCTGGGCGGCGCCACTGCGCTGCTGCCGATTTACGCGCACGATATTCTGCACATCGGCCCGTGGGGGCTGGGGCTGCTGCGCGCCGCGCCTGCCGTGGGCGCGCTGCTGGTGGGCTTCTGGCTAAGCCGACGGTCGCTTGAGAAACATGTCGGGATGATTATGTTTTTGTCGGTGGCGGGCTTTGGCGTGGCAACGCTGGTGTTTGCGCTCTCAAGCAACCTGTGGCTCTCGCTTATCGCGCTTTTCGCAACAGGCGGGTTTGATATGGTGAGCATGGTTATCCGCGGCGCGCTGGTGCAGCTCGATACGCCCAACGACATGCTCGGGCGCGTGAACGCCGTTAACTCAATATTTATTAATACCTCGAACCAGCTTGGCGAATTTGAATCCGGCATGCTGGCCGCGCTGCTGGGCACCGTGCCCGCTGCGGCCATCGGCGGTATCGGCACGCTGGTAGTAGTCGGGCTCTGGATGCGCCTGTTCCCGTCGCTGCGTAAACGCCAGCGTCTTGAAGAAACAGCCGCCTGA
- a CDS encoding oxidoreductase encodes MSDTDIRVVPGPANYYSHPGALARLHDFYTPAQLARAVWVYGERAIAAARPFLTDAIDAPGATRILFRGHCSESDVNALAAEAGDDRAVVIGVGGGALLDTAKALARRLGLPVVAIPTIAATCAAWTPLSVWYNDAGQALHFEIFDDANHLVLVEPEIILRAPAEYLLAGIGDTLAKWYEAVVLAPAPATLPLTVRLGLNAALAIRDVLLEQSEAALASQQRGALTQDFRDVVDAIIAGGGMVGGLGERYTRVAAAHAVHNGLTVLPQTEKYLHGTKVAYGILVQSALLGQDEVLAQLIDAWRRFRLPTTLAELDVDIHNAAELERVIAHTLRPVESIHALPVALSPATLRSAFEKVETFAR; translated from the coding sequence ATGAGCGATACCGACATCCGCGTGGTTCCCGGCCCGGCAAATTACTACTCTCACCCAGGTGCGCTGGCGCGCCTGCACGATTTCTATACCCCGGCGCAACTCGCACGCGCCGTCTGGGTCTATGGCGAACGCGCTATTGCCGCCGCGCGCCCTTTTCTTACTGACGCCATTGATGCGCCCGGCGCTACGCGGATTTTGTTTCGCGGGCATTGCAGCGAAAGCGATGTCAACGCGCTTGCGGCAGAGGCGGGTGACGATCGGGCGGTGGTGATTGGCGTCGGCGGCGGCGCGCTGCTGGATACCGCCAAAGCGCTGGCGCGACGCCTTGGCCTGCCGGTGGTCGCCATTCCCACCATCGCCGCCACCTGCGCTGCCTGGACGCCGCTCTCCGTCTGGTACAACGACGCCGGTCAGGCGCTGCATTTTGAGATTTTCGACGACGCCAACCATCTGGTGCTGGTGGAGCCGGAGATTATCCTGCGCGCGCCAGCGGAATATCTGCTCGCGGGCATCGGCGACACGCTCGCCAAATGGTATGAAGCCGTGGTACTGGCACCTGCGCCCGCCACCCTGCCGCTTACCGTACGGCTTGGCCTCAACGCCGCGCTCGCTATTCGTGACGTGCTGCTGGAGCAGAGCGAAGCGGCGCTCGCCAGTCAACAACGCGGCGCGCTGACGCAGGATTTCCGCGATGTGGTGGATGCCATTATTGCGGGCGGCGGCATGGTCGGCGGACTTGGCGAGCGCTATACGCGCGTGGCGGCGGCGCATGCGGTACACAACGGCCTGACCGTACTGCCGCAGACGGAAAAATATCTGCACGGCACCAAAGTGGCTTACGGCATCCTGGTGCAGAGCGCTCTGCTCGGCCAGGACGAGGTGCTGGCGCAGCTCATTGACGCCTGGCGGCGCTTCAGGCTGCCTACCACGCTTGCAGAGCTGGATGTCGATATTCATAACGCGGCGGAGCTGGAGCGCGTTATCGCCCACACGCTGCGCCCGGTGGAATCCATTCACGCCCTTCCGGTGGCGCTGTCGCCCGCGACACTGCGCTCGGCCTTTGAAAAAGTGGAAACCTTCGCCCGCTAA